TACTTTGGTTTactttctaaacttttaaaaatatctgATATAGCCTCGAAGTTTTAATTTAATCGAAATAAATTTAAGATCCCTAAACTTTCAgataagtaacaatttagtctctgaaTTTTTATAtcgtaacaatttagttcttatataTTAGAATTTATAATGATTTGGTCCATATTGTAGAAATTAGTATTAAGGTTTTTATGAGATTTATTGCATCAATAAActgataaattaattagagaCTCGATAttattacaaactacaaaatctacatcattaaataataaaaattgacatctaattttgatgttttttttatcacattagaaactaaattattgtaaatttgaaagtacagggactaaatcgttacaaatcaaagtttaaaaaataaattattgttttCAGAAAGATTATGGACTAAAATTTAtgactttcaattttatgttttaccATTTcctaaagtttgaaaattttgaaaggttAAAAAGTGTATTTTTTGAGAAACTGTGAAAAATAGCACGTTAGATTTTTATCTTACAAAACTAGtacactttttgaaaatttgctCGAGATGGACTACCAAGAATTAGTTAAGGCCCCActtggtaaccattttttttttttttaaattaagcctattaACATtatttctacctccaaatttattcttttactATCTACTTTTCAcgaatggtttaaaaaaccaaaccagattttgaaaactaaaaaaatagttttcaaaaagttgttttatttttggaatttggctgaGAATctaaccattgtacttaaaaaagatgcaaatcagtataagaaatgtagatgatagacttaattttaaaaacaaaaataaaaaacaaaatggttaccaaacagacttaaaaaatcaacttttttcaatttatcCATTGTTTTGGGACTTCTCGATACACGTTACCTGATTACACATCGAGctatgctttttcttttttcttttttttaatcttctcaAATCTTatactattttcaaattttctccaaatttagtTATGTTTACtgaatattatataaaattattatgaaaattttcaaatatctaatacaatttatgttttcataattttatgaatttccaaaattccaaatgcgtttttcaattatcaaattagattttccaaattgattcaacatttttaaattttgagatagaataattttttcaaaaaattagatAAGATTTGGGATATATATAGAATCTTAGTGTTAATCATGTCCGAGATTCCACTgagaaagctcaaatatatgaatttcggTGTTAATTATCCCTAGGATTTCATCGAGAAAGCTAAATATATAGAATATCAGTGTTATTTTGTCTGAGATTAACATCAAGATGCACATAATCTCGATATATAATCTGACGAGAGGTATCGAGAAAACCTCAAACAATCgataagttggaaaaaaattgattttttaactaaaatctcaaGATCGATCTCGTCAAAGATAGattgagaaaaactatttttactagatttaaaaaaaatatatgctaattttgtaagataaaaacttaaacatgttattttatttttttataattttcggtGTTTTTTTCTCTCggatactttttctttttcaaattaacCTTTCAAAAAATCACCACATACCTGTGTTGCACAATTCCAAAATTGCCCTTTATCAATTTATGTTATGttcatatgatatttaataatttctcTAACGTCAACCAACTAATTGTAATACTCATATGAATAGTTAACCTTTAGAATTATGTTTGatacataacttttatttaatttttttagtttttaaaattttaaaatgatacaaattatcatttttatttcgTATCTAATAGATCTTTAaactttaaggaaaaaaaaatctaataaatttctaaacttttaattttgaatctaatttcTAAAATCCATATTCTCTAATATCATTTTCATGCCCGCCCTTGATCTCATTTAAATCTTTGTTACctacaaaaaatgaaattgaattttacaAGATTTTCACTTAGAATTACATTTATACAAAGATGGTTATAGTTTGAACCCTTTTCACTTTTAATAAGctaatttaaaagaatacaaCAGGTGAGATATTTTTGTTAGAAGAGAAAAAAGTGTAATTTTCTAATGATGTTGTGCATGTGGCCCAATTATTTCCTTTTGGAATTATAGATCTAAAACATCAGAAGAGCTTTGTTGAAGACCTTAATCAACAAgcaaaatatatacatattgaGTTTGTTAGATCCATACCATAAATCCAAGGGTCCACAAAATCTACTTGTATTTTTTCAGAATTCTACACTTCATCAAGGTTATCAAAGTAATTACACACacaaaatttattttccaaatttcaaatacTCGAACCACatttaatagttttaaaaaagcaataatttagttcttaaactttaatGGATAACAATTAATCTCTATATCTTCacttttataacaatttaacaattcaACCTATTTCATGaacaacaattttaaaattaatgacatttcttacatatatttataatatacaaatactacatttttctttctattaCAACAAGTGAGGTATATAGAGGAACTTAAACCTCCAACCTCAAGAGACATAGTACCTGTCAATAACCGTCAGGTGTGTAAGTACTaagttattatataataaaatttagggAAAATATCGATTCACACCGGAGACTTTATGGGAGTTGTATCAAATTAaacctaaattaataattgtattaatttaaaccacgaactcaaatataattaaaagatAGAAATCGATCCACTTATAAGAATTAAGaagttaaatttgaaaatattatacGTTTTGTACGATATTTTTCGAACAAAATCTAAAAGAGGgtattaattgatatatttataaaatttatggtttaaattgatatacataAAATTAAGAGGGTCTAAAAGTAAAATGGTTATGAATTAAAGTTGTGAGACTAAATTGTGAAGTAAATTTTTAAAAGGTATATAAtagaattttcaaattcaaaaaagaaaaaagaaaagtgaatGCTTTATTTTAGGTGTCCGCTTGTCCCCTTCAAACGCAAACCAACCTATTCTCTCTCTTGTTTAAGAGCCATAATTTTCTAGTGTTCTCTCTTAGCCActtactctctctctctctctctcactatTTTATCTTCTCTCATTTTTCCACCAAAAttcctccaaaaaaaaaaaaaaaaaaaaaacccaaagaaaaaaagaaaaaaagaaaaaaaaaagagaaaattttgtaATTCCCACACACCCAAATGGAAGCTCCTGAATATTTCCAGATCAATGGGTACTGTTCCCAATTCTCAACGCACTCCTCCTCCGACACCGACACTACCACCGCCACCGCCACTGCCGGACCGGAGCATTTCATCGTGGAAGAGCTTCTGGATTTCTCCAACGACGATGACGGCGTAGTTGGCGACGGTGGAGGATTGTTTTACAATACTAACAATGggaataataataacaataattcaACGGAATCTTCCGCCGTTACGGTGATTGAGAGTTGCAATTCGTCGTCGTTTTCAGGTTGTGAACCAAACTCGTCGTTTTTGGAAGACATTAGTGGCTCTAATTTAGCCGACGCTCATTTCTCCAGCGAACTCTGCGTTCCGGTAATCCCCCCCTCATTTTTCTTCAAAACGATGAGTTTTGCGCTCTCTCTCTTCCCCCCCTTTTTCTTTCATTACCCAACCACCATCACGAACTTTTCTTTTCTGGATTTCttacctttttttcctttttcctttttccttaatattttgttttgaaggattttcaatataattttttttctttttaatgagaaaatttaaatgttgcattatatatatatttttcggtgtgtgttttcttttttaattgtaaGCTTAAAGTTTTTACCTTATTTGTATATAAATGATTACTATTTCTTTTTGGTATTGgtctttgtttttttcttttaaaacaaatattggtactttgaaaattaacttgttaataaaatttgtattattAACATATTTGTACGTAGGAAGATGTCACTTGGATACCACTGGAAAGAAGTGGATTCTGTTGATGCTTAGTTAACTTTCACGTGTCTAAGTAGAATTAAGTGATAATTTTGTGTCGTTGAACGTAAATTGCAAATACTACTCTTAAAGTATGGCGATATTGATAATTATAGtctcaaatttttaattgtaaaaattaagtGCTTATGTAAGCGTGTAAATTGAACTCTTAAACTTATATAACTGTAGAAATTATAATAATGGTGTAAGTTTGAAAgtacaatttttatcatttggaATACAATAtctacaattattgtaaatttGAGAAGTCCAATTTTAACATCAGTAAAAGTTTgaggatttaatttttataattgaaagtttgaaagtGTAATTgcaattactatttttttttcaatttgctcttttatgttattattaaaGTTTAACAATTATTTATCTGTTTAATATGAAATGGTTGGTTGCAAACTTTTTTATACTTTATAAGTAAAATGgaatactaaaagaaaaaagtaaaatggTCAATGGATAAAAACCAAATGGAAAATTATCTAAAATGCTAGAAACCCTTTCGTATATTTATTTAGCAATAATTTTTAATAGATATTTAAATACAGTTTTAAcgctcatttttaaaatttattgtttttttatggaaaaaaattataattgttCTTAACGTCAAATAAACCAgttcatttttgtaattttcttagcaaatttttttttaagatagtaaaaaataatatttcaataatttttcgACAAAATTGCAACGGGACAactcttttctatttcttttttttttttttttaattctctatGTAATGAAATCCTCAAAAACATATGTaatgaatattattattattattattaaaatatttgttttttattttattttttgtacagTACGACGATTTAGCTGAGTTGGAATGGCTTTCACATTTCGTAGAGGAATCATTTTCCAGTGAGGACATGCAAAAGTTGGAACTAATCTCCGGAGTCAAAGTCAGATCAGACGAACCCACCAATTCCCGACAACCCACCGCCACCCGAAACGCCGCCGCAATTTTCAAACCCGATATCGTTTCGGTTCCGGCAAAAGCCCGTAGCAAACGCTCACGCGCCGTCCCATCCAATTGGAACAACTCCCGCCTCCTTCCTCTTTCTCCAACCACCGAACCCGAAATTACCGCCACAGCCGGACCACCCCACCccataaaaaaaaaccctccCAAGGCCGCGACAGCCAAGAAGAAGGACAGCCCGGAGGTCGGAGTGTCATCCGGCGAGGGGCGGAAGTGCATGCACTGCGCCACCGACAAGACGCCGCAGTGGCGGACCGGCCCAATGGGCCCGAAAACGCTGTGTAACGCTTGCGGCGTTCGCTACAAATCCGGTCGCCTGGTGCCGGAGTACCGCCCCGCCGCTAGCCCCACCTTCGTTTTAACCAAACACTCCAATTCTCACCGGAAAGTTTTGGAGCTCCGGCGGCAGAAGGAGCTTCTTAGAGCCCAACAACAGCAACAACAACATTTGCTTTTGGATCATCATCAAGATATGATCTTTGATGCATCCAACGGTGATGATTATCTCATTCATCAACATATGGGCCCTGATTTCCGGCAGCTGATCTGACCGCCGCCCGCCGCCGCTAGGGGTAGAGTTCGGCCAATCTGATTCATTTTGGGTTTTTTCCCCCTGAAATTTTTAGATGATTTTGTTCGAAGTTCtaacattttgattttgatttttctctTCCCATAGACATTGTTTTTAATTGTCTGGAGAACAAGAAACAAATtacaaatgatgaaaaatagttgtttgattaattaaagaaaacatTAAATCCACATTGTTTGGTATATGATAGGGAGGATCTTGAAAAATGTGattcatgattttaaaaattgaaatttagttCATAGGATTGGATGAAGTTTTGATAAGTACTCTCTAGTAAAATTAGAGGTGAACATGGGTAGGTCGGAGTTAATTTGCTGATCAAATCGTCATCGAACCGACTATGATCGGTTTAGTAAATGTTTAAATCAAACTTGATTGTCGAGGAGTAAAAGTCAATCGgtcaattttattctttaatcttttatttttttcattattcgaTTTGGAATTTTTTCAAATCGACAATGATCAACTCTTCTCTTTCTCCAACCGATAGACTTTGGTTTAGTTAGTCGGTTCGATTTCTCGGTCTATCATACTCACTCTACCATGAattatttatgagattttttattaaaaatatatgaattaaattctaattacaaaatacaagaattaaaattaaattttatcgaAATAAAATCTAATCAAAACaacat
This genomic window from Benincasa hispida cultivar B227 chromosome 4, ASM972705v1, whole genome shotgun sequence contains:
- the LOC120076523 gene encoding GATA transcription factor 12-like codes for the protein MEAPEYFQINGYCSQFSTHSSSDTDTTTATATAGPEHFIVEELLDFSNDDDGVVGDGGGLFYNTNNGNNNNNNSTESSAVTVIESCNSSSFSGCEPNSSFLEDISGSNLADAHFSSELCVPYDDLAELEWLSHFVEESFSSEDMQKLELISGVKVRSDEPTNSRQPTATRNAAAIFKPDIVSVPAKARSKRSRAVPSNWNNSRLLPLSPTTEPEITATAGPPHPIKKNPPKAATAKKKDSPEVGVSSGEGRKCMHCATDKTPQWRTGPMGPKTLCNACGVRYKSGRLVPEYRPAASPTFVLTKHSNSHRKVLELRRQKELLRAQQQQQQHLLLDHHQDMIFDASNGDDYLIHQHMGPDFRQLI